Proteins co-encoded in one Gopherus evgoodei ecotype Sinaloan lineage chromosome 4, rGopEvg1_v1.p, whole genome shotgun sequence genomic window:
- the EPS8L2 gene encoding epidermal growth factor receptor kinase substrate 8-like protein 2 has product MSLKGSTSSQPGSANSSLGKADGASRMSAKDLYEQRKKYSNSNVIMHETSQYHVQHLATFIMDKSEASVTVDDAIRKLMQLNSKEKIWAQEMLLQVNDKSIRLLDCESQEELEDFPLPTVQLCQTVLNQMRYTSILLLVCQDSEQHKPDIHFFNCDEVEAEMVHEDIESALADHKQGKKIRPQTLKVNQEKIKQRQSILPPSQGPAPIPIQHEMRGSSMNHRNRVAPPPEHNEPEFERPSSSSQEHEESRAILAQKIEKETQILNCTLDDIEMFVARLQKAAEAFKQLNQRKKGKKSKKKAPAEGVLTLRARPPTEAEFIDCFQKTKLALNLLAKLRKHIQNPSASELVHFLFGPLELILHSCGGPELARSVVSPLLSKDTTDFLRGHLTPKEMMLWESIGETWTRSRAEWPRESVVPTYIPKFRNGWEPPLEIFRGAPWEIDVGHLQEELSSANGYPYRNSSIKRGQTPEQTQAVTQHVNRNFEAQGMAQPKKYAKIRYDFTARNANELSVLKDEVLEVLEDNKQWWKLLNRSGQAGYVPYNILDVVKLEDYEQLYSQKYKGDLSPRGIGPASPTHRIPGSYAGDKWGSEMLAGNSPHNAKEQLIHHMDEVNDELLKKITTSKVQPHQRNFKVEKTQQVGVPLTFESSAEEVKAWLEANSFSKGTVEHLGILTGAQLFSLNKEELKKVCHEGGRVYSKITVQKSLLEKCGGDSELQEIMKRRQERSDSAL; this is encoded by the exons cACTTAGCCACATTCATCATGGATAAAAGTGAAGCCAGTGTGACAGTGGATGACGCCATCAGGAAGCTGATGCAGCTCAACTCTAAAGAGAAGATCTGGGCCCAGGAGATGCTGTTGCAAGTGAATGACAAGTCCATTCGACTGCTAGACTGCGAGTCACAG gaggagctggaggactTTCCCCTGCCAACGGTCCAGCTCTGCCAAACTGTGCTGAATCAGATGCGCTACACCTCCATCCTCCTGCTGGTGTGCCAGGACTCCGAGCAGCACAAGCCCGATATCCACTTCTTCAACTGCGACGAGGTGGAg GCGGAGATGGTCCACGAGGACATAGAAAGTGCACTCGCCGATCACAAGCAGGGAAAGAAGATACGGCCGCAGACGCTCAA AGTAAACCAAGAGAAAATAAAGCAGCGACAATCTATACTCCCACCGTCTCAAGGGCCAGCTCCTATCCCTATCCAGCACGAGATGCGAGGCTCATCGATGAACCACAGGAACCGGGTGGCTCCCCCACCAGAGCATAATGAACCAG AATTTGAAcgacccagctccagctcccaggaGCATGAAGAGTCCCGAGCGATCTTAGCACAGAAGATTGAAAAAGAAACG CAAATCCTGAACTGCACTCTGGATGATATTGAGATGTTTGTTGCCCGGCTTCAGAAAGCAGCAGAGGCATTCAAACAGCTGAACCAGCGGAAGAAAGGGAAGAAGAGCAAGAAGAAAGCGCCAGCAG AGGGGGTACTGACTCTTAGAGCCAGGCCTCCAACAGAGGCTGAGTTCATTGACTGCTTCCAGAAAACCAAGCTGGCTCTCAACCTCCTG GCCAAATTGAGAAAGCATATCCAGAACCCAAGTGCTTCAGAACTagtgcatttcctgtttgggcCACTGGAACTG ATCCTCCATAGCTGTGGAGGCCCTGAACTCGCAAGGTCTGTCGTCAGCCCGCTTCTCTCTAAAGATACCACAGATTTCCTGAGAGGACACCTGACACCGAAAGAGATGATGCTCTGGGAGTCCATTGGAGAGACGTGGACCAGATCCAG AGCGGAATGGCCTAGAGAGTCTGTTGTCCCAACCTACATCCCAAAATTCCGCAATGGATGGGAGCCACCCCTGGAAATCTTCCGTGGAGCCCCATGGGAAATAGACGTTGGACATTTACAAGAGGAG CTGTCATCAGCCAATGGATATCCTTATCGTAACTCATCGATAAAACGTGGACAGACACCTGAGCAAACACAAGCAGTTACTCAACATGTAAATAG GAATTTTGAGGCACAAGGGATGGCCCAGCCGAAGAAATATGCCAAAATCCGCTATGATTTCACTGCTCGAAATGCCAATGAACTCTCAGTGCTGAAGGATGAAGTCCTGGAG GTGTTGGAAGATAATAAGCAGTGGTGGAAACTGCTAAACCGGAGTGGGCAGGCTGGTTATGTCCCCTATAACATCCTGGATGTGGTGAAACTGGAAGATTATGAACAGCTCTATAGTCAG AAGTACAAAGGAGACTTGAGTCCGAGAGGAATTGGCCCTGccagccctacccataggattcCTGGTAGCTACGCTGGTGATAAATGGGGAAGTGAAATGTTAGCTGGGAACTCTCCTCACAATGCCAAAGAAC AACTTATCCATCATATGGACGAGGTGAATGATGAGCTGCTGAAGAAGATCACAACTAGTAAAGTTCAGCCCCACCAAAGAAACTTTAAGGTGGAGAAGACGCAGCAAGTTGGCGTGCCCCTGACGTTTGAGTCAAGCGCTGAAGAGGTCAAAGCATGGCTGGAAGCAAATTCCTTCAGCAAAGG GACTGTGGAACATCTTGGCATACTTACAGGGGCCCAGCTTTTCTCTCTGAATAAGGAGGAATTGAAGAAAGTGTGTCATGAAGGAGGCAGGGTATACAGTAAAATTACAGTGCAAAAATCTCTCCTGGAG AAATGCGGAGGGGATTCAGAGCTTCAAGAAATTATGAAACGTCGCCAAGAGAGGAGTGATTCTGCTCTTTAA